Proteins from a genomic interval of Pristis pectinata isolate sPriPec2 chromosome 9, sPriPec2.1.pri, whole genome shotgun sequence:
- the rps20 gene encoding 40S ribosomal protein S20, with protein MAFKDAGKAPVEQEVAIHRIRITLTSRNVKSLEKVCADLIRGAKEKNLKVKGPVRMPTKTLRITTRKTPCGEGSKTWDRFQMRIHKRLIDLHSPSEIVKQITSISIEPGVEVEVTIADA; from the exons ATG GCATTTAAAGATGCTGGCAAAGCACCTGTAGAACAGGAGGTTGCAATCCACCGCATTAGAATTACCTTGACCAGCCGAAATGTAAAGTCACTTGAGAAAG TTTGTGCTGATCTAATTCGTGGTGCCAAAGAGAAGAACCTAAAAGTCAAGGGACCTGTTCGCATGCCCACCAAG ACTCTGCGTATCACAACAAGAAAGACCCCTTGTGGTGAAGGTTCCAAAACCTGGGATCGTTTCCAAATGCGGATTCATAAGCGCCTAATTGATTTGCACAGTCCATCTGAAATTGTGAAGCAGATCACCTCCATCAGCATCGAACCTGGTGTTGAAGTAGAGGTTACTATTGCTGATGCTTAA